Proteins found in one Nostoc sp. NIES-3756 genomic segment:
- a CDS encoding isochorismatase codes for MSNQITVQSSTIPPHFNPAKVGEVWRVPYQERAAEAEAWAKEYNVPPADVDQKRICLLLIDVQNTFCIPGFELFVGGQSGNGAVDDNRRICEFIYRNLNTITKIIPTLDTHTTMQIFHPIFWVNDLGEHPTPSATSISLADVEKGIWKVNPFVANSLTKGNYELLEKHAYHYVKQLSQDGKYPLIIWPYHSMLGGIGHALVASVEEAIFFHCIARQSQTQFEIKGDNPLTENYSVLRPEVLISFDENPLAHKNQKLIQQLLEYDTVIIGGQAKSHCVAWTIDDLLTEIKQVDAALSQKVYLLEDCTSPVVVPGVVDYTKQADEAFARFKAAGMHIVKSTEPIEKWLI; via the coding sequence ATGAGCAATCAAATAACGGTGCAATCATCTACTATACCGCCTCACTTTAACCCTGCCAAAGTCGGCGAAGTCTGGCGCGTACCTTATCAAGAACGTGCAGCCGAAGCCGAAGCATGGGCGAAAGAATATAATGTTCCACCAGCAGATGTTGATCAAAAGCGCATTTGTCTATTGTTAATAGATGTGCAGAACACTTTCTGCATCCCAGGATTTGAATTATTTGTGGGTGGTCAATCCGGTAATGGTGCAGTAGATGATAATCGCCGAATATGTGAGTTTATTTATCGTAATTTAAACACGATTACTAAAATTATCCCTACACTCGATACTCACACTACCATGCAGATTTTTCATCCAATATTTTGGGTGAATGATTTGGGTGAACATCCTACACCATCTGCTACTAGTATTAGTCTAGCAGATGTAGAAAAAGGAATTTGGAAAGTTAACCCATTCGTGGCAAATAGTCTGACTAAGGGCAATTATGAATTACTAGAAAAACATGCTTATCACTATGTTAAGCAACTCAGCCAAGATGGTAAGTATCCTTTAATTATTTGGCCTTATCACTCAATGTTGGGTGGTATTGGTCATGCTTTAGTTGCTTCAGTGGAAGAAGCAATATTTTTCCATTGTATTGCTCGTCAAAGTCAAACTCAATTTGAAATTAAAGGTGATAATCCTTTAACTGAAAACTATTCTGTTCTGCGTCCAGAGGTATTGATTAGTTTTGATGAAAATCCTTTGGCTCATAAAAACCAAAAATTGATTCAGCAACTTTTAGAATATGATACTGTAATCATCGGTGGTCAAGCTAAAAGTCATTGTGTTGCCTGGACAATTGATGATTTATTAACAGAAATTAAACAAGTAGATGCTGCACTTTCCCAAAAAGTTTATTTGTTAGAAGATTGTACTTCCCCTGTTGTTGTGCCGGGTGTTGTAGATTACACAAAACAAGCAGATGAAGCATTTGCTAGGTTCAAAGCAGCAGGAATGCACATTGTTAAATCTACAGAACCGATAGAGAAGTGGCTAATTTAA
- the ispG gene encoding (E)-4-hydroxy-3-methylbut-2-enyl-diphosphate synthase has protein sequence MQTLPNPSTSSNTISQPTFDTTIKRRKTRPVKVGNVTIGGGYPVVVQSMINEDTLDIDGSVAAIRRLHEIGCEIVRVTVPSIAHAVALGEIKQKLIQTYQDVPIVADVHHNGMKIALEVAKHIEKVRINPGLYVFEKPNPNRTEYNQAEFEEIGEKIRETLAPLVISLRDQGKAMRIGVNHGSLAERMLFTYGDTPEGMVESALEFIRICESLDFRNIVISMKASRVPVMVAAYRLIAKRMDDLGMDYPLHLGVTEAGDGEYGRIKSTAGIATLLADGIGDTIRVSLTEAPEKEIPVCYSILQALGLRKTMVEYVACPSCGRTLFNLEEVLHKVREATKHLTGLDIAVMGCIVNGPGEMADADYGYVGKTPGFISLYRGREEIKKVPEDKGVEELINLIKADGRWVDP, from the coding sequence ATGCAAACCCTGCCGAATCCCTCAACCTCTAGTAACACAATAAGTCAGCCCACCTTTGACACCACAATCAAGCGCCGTAAAACTCGTCCAGTCAAAGTAGGAAATGTCACCATCGGCGGTGGTTATCCTGTAGTGGTGCAGTCGATGATCAACGAAGACACCCTTGATATTGATGGTTCTGTAGCGGCTATTCGGCGGTTGCACGAAATTGGTTGTGAAATCGTTCGGGTTACAGTGCCTAGTATCGCTCATGCCGTAGCGTTGGGAGAAATTAAACAAAAACTCATTCAGACTTACCAAGATGTACCAATTGTTGCTGACGTACATCACAATGGTATGAAAATTGCCTTGGAAGTCGCCAAGCACATAGAAAAAGTACGGATTAATCCGGGTTTATACGTATTTGAAAAACCCAACCCCAATAGAACCGAATATAATCAAGCGGAATTTGAGGAAATTGGTGAAAAAATCCGTGAAACTCTGGCACCCTTGGTAATTTCTCTGCGCGACCAAGGTAAAGCCATGCGTATCGGTGTCAATCATGGTTCCCTAGCTGAGAGGATGTTATTTACCTACGGCGATACTCCAGAGGGAATGGTAGAATCTGCCTTAGAATTTATTCGCATCTGTGAATCTCTAGACTTCCGCAATATTGTCATCTCCATGAAAGCCTCACGAGTTCCCGTGATGGTAGCCGCCTACCGCCTCATAGCCAAGCGCATGGATGATTTAGGCATGGACTACCCCTTACACTTGGGAGTAACAGAAGCTGGGGATGGCGAATATGGACGAATTAAATCCACAGCAGGTATTGCCACATTATTAGCAGATGGCATTGGCGATACAATCCGCGTTTCCTTAACAGAAGCACCAGAAAAAGAAATTCCAGTTTGTTACAGCATTCTGCAAGCTTTAGGTTTGCGGAAAACAATGGTGGAATATGTAGCTTGTCCTTCTTGTGGACGCACCTTATTTAACTTAGAGGAAGTATTACACAAAGTCCGCGAAGCCACCAAACACCTAACTGGTCTTGATATTGCCGTTATGGGTTGTATTGTCAATGGCCCAGGAGAAATGGCTGATGCTGACTACGGTTACGTAGGTAAAACCCCAGGCTTTATATCTTTATACCGTGGCAGAGAAGAAATCAAAAAAGTGCCAGAAGACAAAGGCGTAGAAGAATTGATTAACTTAATCAAGGCAGATGGCCGTTGGGTAGATCCTTAG
- the ctpC gene encoding carboxyl-terminal processing protease CtpC, which produces MVITKSRLVLGATAVTLSTIAVTSLGIHSRGQALFKASPKELVDEVWQIVQRQYVDGTFNQVDWQAVRKEYLNKSYSNQQEAYKSIREMLKRLNDPYTRFMDPEEFKNMQVDTSGELTGIGITISQDEKTKQLVVIAPIEDTPAFKAGILAKDVILKIDGKSTKGMDTNQAVSLIRGAAGSQVTLTIQRSNQEKQFKITRARIEIHPVRYSEKQTPVGKLGYIRLNQFSANASKEMQEAISNLEKKQVTGYILDLRGNPGGLLFSSVEIARMWMDKGTIVSTVDRQGVREREVANGRALTNKPLVILVDKGSASASEILSGALQDNKRAVLVGTQTFGKGLVQSVRPLDDGSGLAVTIAKYLTPNDRDINKHGIDPDVKVELTDAQRQELWLREREKLGTLNDLQFAKAVEVLGKQIAGKTTPTAEK; this is translated from the coding sequence ATGGTGATTACAAAAAGTAGGCTTGTTTTGGGTGCTACGGCAGTAACACTCTCTACGATCGCAGTTACTAGCCTTGGCATTCACTCTCGCGGTCAGGCTTTATTTAAAGCAAGTCCCAAGGAATTAGTAGATGAAGTTTGGCAAATCGTTCAGCGCCAATACGTAGACGGTACTTTTAACCAAGTGGATTGGCAGGCTGTCCGTAAGGAATACTTGAATAAGTCCTACAGTAATCAGCAGGAAGCTTATAAGTCCATACGGGAAATGCTGAAACGGCTCAATGATCCGTATACCCGGTTTATGGATCCAGAGGAATTTAAGAATATGCAGGTAGATACCTCTGGTGAACTCACAGGTATCGGTATCACCATCAGCCAAGACGAAAAAACTAAGCAATTAGTAGTAATTGCCCCAATTGAAGATACACCTGCTTTTAAAGCTGGGATATTAGCTAAGGATGTCATCCTCAAAATCGATGGCAAAAGCACCAAAGGAATGGATACTAACCAAGCAGTATCCTTAATCCGAGGTGCAGCCGGTTCACAAGTCACCTTGACAATTCAGCGCAGCAATCAAGAAAAACAGTTTAAAATTACACGGGCGCGGATTGAAATTCATCCCGTTCGTTATTCTGAGAAGCAAACTCCTGTTGGCAAACTTGGCTACATTCGTCTCAACCAGTTCAGTGCTAATGCCAGCAAAGAAATGCAGGAAGCCATCAGCAATTTAGAAAAGAAACAAGTCACAGGTTATATCCTCGATTTACGTGGAAATCCTGGTGGTTTACTTTTCTCCAGCGTGGAAATTGCGCGGATGTGGATGGATAAAGGTACAATCGTTTCCACTGTTGACCGTCAAGGAGTGCGAGAACGTGAAGTAGCAAATGGACGCGCCTTGACTAATAAGCCTCTAGTTATTTTGGTTGATAAAGGTTCAGCCAGCGCCAGTGAAATTCTTTCCGGCGCACTCCAAGATAACAAGCGTGCTGTCCTGGTGGGTACTCAGACCTTTGGTAAGGGTTTAGTACAGTCAGTCCGTCCTCTAGATGATGGTTCAGGTTTAGCGGTAACAATCGCTAAATACCTCACTCCCAACGATAGGGATATTAACAAGCATGGTATTGACCCAGATGTCAAAGTGGAATTAACTGATGCCCAACGTCAAGAACTATGGCTACGTGAACGGGAAAAACTCGGTACACTCAACGATCTGCAATTTGCTAAAGCAGTAGAAGTCTTGGGTAAACAGATTGCGGGTAAGACTACGCCAACAGCTGAGAAGTAG
- a CDS encoding DDE transposase family protein → MSNTQIWYIVKRNVGNCEIIPSEEVGEGNPDVIEQWGPFDSREDAIARRIGLIRSGKCQPQ, encoded by the coding sequence TGGTATATTGTCAAGCGTAATGTTGGTAATTGCGAAATTATCCCCAGTGAAGAAGTTGGGGAAGGTAATCCAGATGTAATCGAACAGTGGGGGCCTTTTGATTCACGAGAGGATGCGATCGCCCGTCGCATCGGTTTAATTAGATCGGGCAAATGCCAACCACAGTAA